One window of Melospiza georgiana isolate bMelGeo1 chromosome 11, bMelGeo1.pri, whole genome shotgun sequence genomic DNA carries:
- the USP19 gene encoding ubiquitin carboxyl-terminal hydrolase 19 isoform X1, whose amino-acid sequence MSSSTNAPGQRRASRGLDDATNKKKQKDRANQESKEELLLDWKQNADEIIIKLNLGTGALKAEDVRADFTDTDCVVKLPDGRQWSCQFYEEIESSCSKIQCKKGNFLQLVLQKKIPLHNWSSLLKKRKDGSKEVAKGAACWENGKEKAASAELTPEEPKAEGTDPPRSRREPSNPKRAPGRSEVLGGKSPASPGTQSGPSAKRAVYLKVAPTEEEPNARVSGGTEPSKGHGTRAGSRRNGRASQADAPAALADLALPLEKAVVLAKESVPVEMPPLAATTEVLPHRVATCVEKRVLQPGSPTEALRSRDCLPILGESSKAVPVATPPMGRDGEKRDWSKDDVALEAAADEPEPFVSLTFVKNDSYEKGNDLVVVHVYVKEIHKETSKVLFREQDFTLVFQTSDTNFLRLHPGCGPHTVFRWQVKLRNLIEPDQCTYNFTVSRIDVCLKKRQSQRWGGLEAPATRGAVGGAKVAMPTGPTPLDKNPPGSNQHPLSSKEEARTSDKEKPRVEDGALDGVAARTGPEHLAVKQEPHIPSPKPTCMVPPMTHSPVSAESVEDDEDEDEKKKVCLPGFTGLVNLGNTCFMNSVIQSLSNTRELRDYFHDRSFESEINYNNPLGTGGRLAIGFAMLLRALWKGTHHAFQPSKLKAIVASKASQFTGYAQHDAQEFMAFLLDGLHEDLNRIQNKPYTETVDSDGRPDEVVAEEAWQRHKMRNDSFIVDLFQGQYKSKLVCPMCSKVSITFDPFLYLPVPLPQKQKVLTVYYFAKEPHKKPIKFLVSISKENSSAMEVLDSVAHSVRVKPENLRLAEVIKNHFHRMFLPSNSLDTVSPTDLLLCFEVLSPELAKERVVELQVQQRPQVPSGPVAKCAACQKKQLPEDEKLKRCTRCYRVGYCNVACQKTHWPDHKASCRPENIGFPFLISVPESRLTYARLAQLLEGYARYSVSVFQPPFQLGRMSPEQGLQPLHSDKLEPLAKSSCAAATSAPELGDGDRVSSLPQEPPLSPAVPELQPEMGDTTTVRSKVLTARSSLLSLDSGFSEHMESQGDSCCEKEPSYERALKPEAAIPGYQHTPDSLSARATQFYITKIDAANREHKLEDKGDIPLDLTDDCSLALVWKNNERLKEFVLVESKELECVEDPGSASEAARAGHFTLEQCLNLFTKPEVLAPEEAWYCPKCKQHREASKQLMLWRLPNVLIIQLKRFSFRSFIWRDKINDMVDFPVRSLDLSKFCIGRKGEQQLPMYDLYAVINHYGGMIGGHYTAYARLPNDKNSQRSDVGWRLFDDSTVTTVDESQVVTRYAYVLFYRRRNSPVERPLPGHPSDHRAERTPSAEAAASQASLIWQELEAEEQELQLEAPQRPARNSWRPCGQKRSPGTPQHPDEGCVRYFVLATTAAIVALFLNVFYPLIYQPRWR is encoded by the exons ATGTCCAGCAGCACAAATGCCCCTGGCCAGAGGAGAGCGTCTCGGGGCTTGGATGATGCCACCAACAAGAAGAAGCAAAAGGATCGAGCCAATCAGGAAAGCAAGGAAG agctgctgctggactgGAAGCAGAATGCCGATGAGATCATTATCAAGTTGAATTTGGGCACTGGAGCTCTGAAGGCAGAGGATGTACGTGCTGATTTCACTGACACCGACTGTGTGGTCAAACTACCAG ACGGGCGCCAGTGGAGCTGTCAGTTCTATGAGGAGATtgagagctcctgcagcaagATCCAGTGCAAGAAGGGCAACTTTCTCCAGCTTGTGCTGCAGAAGAAGATCCCACTCCATAACTGGTCTTCACTTCTG aaaaaaaggaaagacgGATCCAAAGAAGTGGCCAAAGGGGCTGCGTGCTGGGAGAACGGCAAGGAGAAGgctgcttctgcagagctgaCCCCTGAAGAGCCGAAGGCTGAGGGCACAGATCCACCGAGATCCCGGCGGGAGCCCTCCAACCCCAAGCGTGCTCCAGGAAGAAGTGAGGTCCTGGGAGGGAAgagcccagccagcccagggacacagagTGGCCCCAGTGCCAAGCGGGCAGTGTACCTCAAAGTGGCTCCCACGGAAGAGGAGCCGAACGCCCGGGTCAGcgggggcacagagcccagcaagGGGCACGGCacgagggccggcagccgcCGCAatggcagagccagccaggcTGATGCACCCGCGGCCCTGGCAGACCTCGCGCTGCCGCTCGAGAAG gctgtggttttggcCAAAGAGAGTGTTCCCGTGGAGATGCCACCTCTTGCAGCTACCACAGAGGTGCTCCCCCATCGTGTTGCCACCTGTGTTGAGAAGAGagtcctgcagccaggcagccctACTGAGGCCTTACGGAGCCGGGACTGCCTGCCCATCCTGGGAGAGAGCTCTAAGGCCGTCCCAGTGGCCAcccctcccatgggcagggatggtgAGAAGAGGGACTGGTCCAAGGACGACGTGgctctggaagcagcagctgatg AGCCAGAGCCTTTTGTAAGCCTGACCTTTGTCAAGAATGACTCATATGAGAAAGGCAATGATCTGGTGGTGGTGCATGTCTATGTGAAGGAGATCCACAAGGAGACATCCAAGGTGTTGTTCCGGGAACAAGACTTCACACTAGTGTTCCAGACGAG TGATACGAACTTCCTTCGTCTCCATCCTGGCTGTGGGCCCCACACGGTGTTCCGGTGGCAGGTGAAGCTCAG GAACCTTATTGAGCCGGACCAGTGCACGTACAACTTCACGGTGTCTCGCATCGATGTCTGCCTGAAGAAACGCCAGAGCCAGCGCTGGGGGGGGCTGGAGGCTCCAGCCACACGAG GTGCAGTGGGTGGTGCAAAGGTTGCCATGCCTACAGGCCCTACCCCTCTGGATAAGAACCCTCCGGGCAGTAACCAGCACCCCCTCTCCAGCAAGGAAGAGGCCCGAACCAGCGACAAAGAGAAGCCACGTGTGGAAGATGGGGCTCTGGATGGTGTGGCAGCCCGTACGGGCCCAGAGCACTTGGCAGTGAAGCAAGAGCCACACATTCCTTCG CCCAAACCAACGTGTATGGTGCCACCAATGACACACAGCCCAGTGAGTGCCGAGAGCgtggaggatgatgaggatgaggatgagaaGAAGAAGGTCTGCCTGCCTGGCTTCACAGGTCTGGTGAACTTGGGCAACACCTGCTTCATGAACAGCGTCATCCAGTCCCTGTCCAACACCCGGGAGCTGCGTGACTACTTCCATG ATCGATCCTTTGAGTCAGAAATCAACTACAACAACCCGCTGGGGACGGGTGGACGCCTGGCCATCGGCTTTGCCATGCTGCTCAGAGCACTCTGGAAGGGCACACACCATGCCTTCCAGCCCTCTAAACTGAAG GCAATTGTGGCCAGCAAGGCCAGCCAGTTCACTGGCTATGCCCAGCATGATGCTCAGGAGTTCATGGCCTTCCTGCTCGATGGCCTGCACGAGGACCTCAACCGCATCCAGAACAAGCCCTACACAGAGACTGTTGACTCGGATGGGAGGCCTGATGAG GTGGTAGCTGAGGAGGCTTGGCAACGACACAAGATGAGGAATGACTCGTTCATAGTAGACCTCTTCCAGGGCCAGTACAAATCCAAGCTCGTCTGCCCGATGTGCTCCAAG GTGTCTATTACCTTTGACCCCTTCCTGTACCTCCCCGTGCCCCTCCCACAGAAGCAAAAGGTGCTGACTGTCTACTACTTTGCAAAGGAGCCACACAAGAAACCCATCAAG TTCCTCGTGAGTATCAGCAAGGAGAACTCCAGTGCCATGGAGGTGCTTGACTCGGTTGCCCACAGTGTGCGTGTGAAACCAGAGAACCTGCGCCTGGCTGAG GTGATCAAGAATCACTTCCACCGCATGTTCCTGCCCTCTAACTCACTAGACACAGTCTCGCCAACggacctgctgctgtgctttgaggtgctgtccccagagctggccAAGGAGCGTGTGGTGGAGCTGCAGGTCCAGCAG CGTCCACAGGTGCCCAGTGGCCCTGTCGCCAAGTGTGCAGCCTGCCAGAAGAAGCAGCTGCCAGAGGATGAGAAGCTCAAGCGCTGCACGAGGTGCTATCGAGTTGGTTACTGCAACGT GGCATGTCAGAAAACACACTGGCCAGACCACAAGGCCTCGTGCCGTCCTGAGAACATCGGTTTCCCCTTCCTCATCAGCGTGCCCGAGTCCCGCCTCACCTACGCCCgcctggcccagctgctggaaggcTACGCCAG GTACTCAGTCAGCGTGTTCCAGCCTCCGTTCCAGTTGGGCCGGATGTCAccggagcaggggctgcagcctctgcactCGGACAagctggagcccctggccaagagcagctgtgcagcagccacctctgccCCCGAGCTGGGAGATGGGGACAGGGTTTCCAGCCTCCCTCAAGAGCCCccgctctccccagctgtgcctgagctgcagccagagatGGGGGATACTACCACTGTCCGGAGCAAGGTCCTGACAGCCAGGAGTTCCCTCCTGAGCTTGGATTCAGGGTTCTCTGAGCACATGGAGTCGCAGGGTGACAGCTGTTGTGAGAAGGAGCCATCCTATGAGAGAGCCCTCAAGCCAGAAG CTGCCATCCCTGGGTACCAGCACACTCCAGACTCACTGAGTGCCCGCGCCACGCAGTTCTACATCACTAAGATCGACGCCGCCAACCGAGAGCACAAGCTGGAAGATAAAG GTGACATCCCCCTGGATCTGACAGACGACTGCTCCCTTGCCCTGGTGTGGAAGAACAATGAGCGCCTCAAGGAATTTGTGTTGGTAGAATCCAAGGAATTGGAGTGTGTGGAGGATCCAGGCTCAGCCAGCGAAGCAGCCCGGGCTGGCCACTTCACCCTGGAGCAGTGCCTCAATCTCTTCACGAAGCCTGAAGTCCTGGCCCCAGAGGAAGCGTG GTACTGCCCCAAGTGCAAGCAGCACCGCGAGGCTTCCaagcagctgatgctgtggCGGCTGCCCAACGTCCTCATCATCCAGCTCAAGCGCTTCTCCTTCCGCAGCTTTATTTGGAGGGACAAGATCAATGACATGGTGGACTTTCCTGTCCG GAGTCTGGACCTCAGCAAGTTCTGCATTGGTCGGAagggtgagcagcagctgcctatGTACGACCTGTATGCTGTGATCAACCACTATGGAGGCATGATTGGAGGGCACTACACAGCGTACGCCCGCCTGCCCAACGACAAGAACAGCCAGCGCAGCGATGTGG gCTGGCGGCTCTTTGACGACAGCACAGTCACCACGGTGGATGAGAGCCAGGTGGTGACCAGATATGCCTATGTCCTCTTCTACCGCCGGAGGAACTCTCCTGTGGAGAGACCCCTGCCAGGACATCCCTCAGACCACCGCGCCGAGCGCACCCCCTCTGCCgaagctgctgccagccag GCTTCTCTGATCTGGCAGGAACTGGAGGCTGAAGAACAAGAGCTGCAGCTTGAGGCACCCCAAAGGCCTGCAAGAAACTCTTGGAGGCCCTGTGGCCAGAAGCGAAGTCCGGGCACCCCCCAGCACCCAGATGAAGGCTGCGTCAGATACTTTGTCCTGGCCACCACGGCTGCAATTGTGGCTCTCTTCCTGAACGTCTTCTACCCACTCATTTACCAGCCCCGCTGGAGATAG
- the USP19 gene encoding ubiquitin carboxyl-terminal hydrolase 19 isoform X2, with protein MSSSTNAPGQRRASRGLDDATNKKKQKDRANQESKEELLLDWKQNADEIIIKLNLGTGALKAEDVRADFTDTDCVVKLPDGRQWSCQFYEEIESSCSKIQCKKGNFLQLVLQKKIPLHNWSSLLKKRKDGSKEVAKGAACWENGKEKAASAELTPEEPKAEGTDPPRSRREPSNPKRAPGRSEVLGGKSPASPGTQSGPSAKRAVYLKVAPTEEEPNARVSGGTEPSKGHGTRAGSRRNGRASQADAPAALADLALPLEKAVVLAKESVPVEMPPLAATTEVLPHRVATCVEKRVLQPGSPTEALRSRDCLPILGESSKAVPVATPPMGRDGEKRDWSKDDVALEAAADEPEPFVSLTFVKNDSYEKGNDLVVVHVYVKEIHKETSKVLFREQDFTLVFQTSDTNFLRLHPGCGPHTVFRWQVKLRNLIEPDQCTYNFTVSRIDVCLKKRQSQRWGGLEAPATRVGGAKVAMPTGPTPLDKNPPGSNQHPLSSKEEARTSDKEKPRVEDGALDGVAARTGPEHLAVKQEPHIPSPKPTCMVPPMTHSPVSAESVEDDEDEDEKKKVCLPGFTGLVNLGNTCFMNSVIQSLSNTRELRDYFHDRSFESEINYNNPLGTGGRLAIGFAMLLRALWKGTHHAFQPSKLKAIVASKASQFTGYAQHDAQEFMAFLLDGLHEDLNRIQNKPYTETVDSDGRPDEVVAEEAWQRHKMRNDSFIVDLFQGQYKSKLVCPMCSKVSITFDPFLYLPVPLPQKQKVLTVYYFAKEPHKKPIKFLVSISKENSSAMEVLDSVAHSVRVKPENLRLAEVIKNHFHRMFLPSNSLDTVSPTDLLLCFEVLSPELAKERVVELQVQQRPQVPSGPVAKCAACQKKQLPEDEKLKRCTRCYRVGYCNVACQKTHWPDHKASCRPENIGFPFLISVPESRLTYARLAQLLEGYARYSVSVFQPPFQLGRMSPEQGLQPLHSDKLEPLAKSSCAAATSAPELGDGDRVSSLPQEPPLSPAVPELQPEMGDTTTVRSKVLTARSSLLSLDSGFSEHMESQGDSCCEKEPSYERALKPEAAIPGYQHTPDSLSARATQFYITKIDAANREHKLEDKGDIPLDLTDDCSLALVWKNNERLKEFVLVESKELECVEDPGSASEAARAGHFTLEQCLNLFTKPEVLAPEEAWYCPKCKQHREASKQLMLWRLPNVLIIQLKRFSFRSFIWRDKINDMVDFPVRSLDLSKFCIGRKGEQQLPMYDLYAVINHYGGMIGGHYTAYARLPNDKNSQRSDVGWRLFDDSTVTTVDESQVVTRYAYVLFYRRRNSPVERPLPGHPSDHRAERTPSAEAAASQASLIWQELEAEEQELQLEAPQRPARNSWRPCGQKRSPGTPQHPDEGCVRYFVLATTAAIVALFLNVFYPLIYQPRWR; from the exons ATGTCCAGCAGCACAAATGCCCCTGGCCAGAGGAGAGCGTCTCGGGGCTTGGATGATGCCACCAACAAGAAGAAGCAAAAGGATCGAGCCAATCAGGAAAGCAAGGAAG agctgctgctggactgGAAGCAGAATGCCGATGAGATCATTATCAAGTTGAATTTGGGCACTGGAGCTCTGAAGGCAGAGGATGTACGTGCTGATTTCACTGACACCGACTGTGTGGTCAAACTACCAG ACGGGCGCCAGTGGAGCTGTCAGTTCTATGAGGAGATtgagagctcctgcagcaagATCCAGTGCAAGAAGGGCAACTTTCTCCAGCTTGTGCTGCAGAAGAAGATCCCACTCCATAACTGGTCTTCACTTCTG aaaaaaaggaaagacgGATCCAAAGAAGTGGCCAAAGGGGCTGCGTGCTGGGAGAACGGCAAGGAGAAGgctgcttctgcagagctgaCCCCTGAAGAGCCGAAGGCTGAGGGCACAGATCCACCGAGATCCCGGCGGGAGCCCTCCAACCCCAAGCGTGCTCCAGGAAGAAGTGAGGTCCTGGGAGGGAAgagcccagccagcccagggacacagagTGGCCCCAGTGCCAAGCGGGCAGTGTACCTCAAAGTGGCTCCCACGGAAGAGGAGCCGAACGCCCGGGTCAGcgggggcacagagcccagcaagGGGCACGGCacgagggccggcagccgcCGCAatggcagagccagccaggcTGATGCACCCGCGGCCCTGGCAGACCTCGCGCTGCCGCTCGAGAAG gctgtggttttggcCAAAGAGAGTGTTCCCGTGGAGATGCCACCTCTTGCAGCTACCACAGAGGTGCTCCCCCATCGTGTTGCCACCTGTGTTGAGAAGAGagtcctgcagccaggcagccctACTGAGGCCTTACGGAGCCGGGACTGCCTGCCCATCCTGGGAGAGAGCTCTAAGGCCGTCCCAGTGGCCAcccctcccatgggcagggatggtgAGAAGAGGGACTGGTCCAAGGACGACGTGgctctggaagcagcagctgatg AGCCAGAGCCTTTTGTAAGCCTGACCTTTGTCAAGAATGACTCATATGAGAAAGGCAATGATCTGGTGGTGGTGCATGTCTATGTGAAGGAGATCCACAAGGAGACATCCAAGGTGTTGTTCCGGGAACAAGACTTCACACTAGTGTTCCAGACGAG TGATACGAACTTCCTTCGTCTCCATCCTGGCTGTGGGCCCCACACGGTGTTCCGGTGGCAGGTGAAGCTCAG GAACCTTATTGAGCCGGACCAGTGCACGTACAACTTCACGGTGTCTCGCATCGATGTCTGCCTGAAGAAACGCCAGAGCCAGCGCTGGGGGGGGCTGGAGGCTCCAGCCACACGAG TGGGTGGTGCAAAGGTTGCCATGCCTACAGGCCCTACCCCTCTGGATAAGAACCCTCCGGGCAGTAACCAGCACCCCCTCTCCAGCAAGGAAGAGGCCCGAACCAGCGACAAAGAGAAGCCACGTGTGGAAGATGGGGCTCTGGATGGTGTGGCAGCCCGTACGGGCCCAGAGCACTTGGCAGTGAAGCAAGAGCCACACATTCCTTCG CCCAAACCAACGTGTATGGTGCCACCAATGACACACAGCCCAGTGAGTGCCGAGAGCgtggaggatgatgaggatgaggatgagaaGAAGAAGGTCTGCCTGCCTGGCTTCACAGGTCTGGTGAACTTGGGCAACACCTGCTTCATGAACAGCGTCATCCAGTCCCTGTCCAACACCCGGGAGCTGCGTGACTACTTCCATG ATCGATCCTTTGAGTCAGAAATCAACTACAACAACCCGCTGGGGACGGGTGGACGCCTGGCCATCGGCTTTGCCATGCTGCTCAGAGCACTCTGGAAGGGCACACACCATGCCTTCCAGCCCTCTAAACTGAAG GCAATTGTGGCCAGCAAGGCCAGCCAGTTCACTGGCTATGCCCAGCATGATGCTCAGGAGTTCATGGCCTTCCTGCTCGATGGCCTGCACGAGGACCTCAACCGCATCCAGAACAAGCCCTACACAGAGACTGTTGACTCGGATGGGAGGCCTGATGAG GTGGTAGCTGAGGAGGCTTGGCAACGACACAAGATGAGGAATGACTCGTTCATAGTAGACCTCTTCCAGGGCCAGTACAAATCCAAGCTCGTCTGCCCGATGTGCTCCAAG GTGTCTATTACCTTTGACCCCTTCCTGTACCTCCCCGTGCCCCTCCCACAGAAGCAAAAGGTGCTGACTGTCTACTACTTTGCAAAGGAGCCACACAAGAAACCCATCAAG TTCCTCGTGAGTATCAGCAAGGAGAACTCCAGTGCCATGGAGGTGCTTGACTCGGTTGCCCACAGTGTGCGTGTGAAACCAGAGAACCTGCGCCTGGCTGAG GTGATCAAGAATCACTTCCACCGCATGTTCCTGCCCTCTAACTCACTAGACACAGTCTCGCCAACggacctgctgctgtgctttgaggtgctgtccccagagctggccAAGGAGCGTGTGGTGGAGCTGCAGGTCCAGCAG CGTCCACAGGTGCCCAGTGGCCCTGTCGCCAAGTGTGCAGCCTGCCAGAAGAAGCAGCTGCCAGAGGATGAGAAGCTCAAGCGCTGCACGAGGTGCTATCGAGTTGGTTACTGCAACGT GGCATGTCAGAAAACACACTGGCCAGACCACAAGGCCTCGTGCCGTCCTGAGAACATCGGTTTCCCCTTCCTCATCAGCGTGCCCGAGTCCCGCCTCACCTACGCCCgcctggcccagctgctggaaggcTACGCCAG GTACTCAGTCAGCGTGTTCCAGCCTCCGTTCCAGTTGGGCCGGATGTCAccggagcaggggctgcagcctctgcactCGGACAagctggagcccctggccaagagcagctgtgcagcagccacctctgccCCCGAGCTGGGAGATGGGGACAGGGTTTCCAGCCTCCCTCAAGAGCCCccgctctccccagctgtgcctgagctgcagccagagatGGGGGATACTACCACTGTCCGGAGCAAGGTCCTGACAGCCAGGAGTTCCCTCCTGAGCTTGGATTCAGGGTTCTCTGAGCACATGGAGTCGCAGGGTGACAGCTGTTGTGAGAAGGAGCCATCCTATGAGAGAGCCCTCAAGCCAGAAG CTGCCATCCCTGGGTACCAGCACACTCCAGACTCACTGAGTGCCCGCGCCACGCAGTTCTACATCACTAAGATCGACGCCGCCAACCGAGAGCACAAGCTGGAAGATAAAG GTGACATCCCCCTGGATCTGACAGACGACTGCTCCCTTGCCCTGGTGTGGAAGAACAATGAGCGCCTCAAGGAATTTGTGTTGGTAGAATCCAAGGAATTGGAGTGTGTGGAGGATCCAGGCTCAGCCAGCGAAGCAGCCCGGGCTGGCCACTTCACCCTGGAGCAGTGCCTCAATCTCTTCACGAAGCCTGAAGTCCTGGCCCCAGAGGAAGCGTG GTACTGCCCCAAGTGCAAGCAGCACCGCGAGGCTTCCaagcagctgatgctgtggCGGCTGCCCAACGTCCTCATCATCCAGCTCAAGCGCTTCTCCTTCCGCAGCTTTATTTGGAGGGACAAGATCAATGACATGGTGGACTTTCCTGTCCG GAGTCTGGACCTCAGCAAGTTCTGCATTGGTCGGAagggtgagcagcagctgcctatGTACGACCTGTATGCTGTGATCAACCACTATGGAGGCATGATTGGAGGGCACTACACAGCGTACGCCCGCCTGCCCAACGACAAGAACAGCCAGCGCAGCGATGTGG gCTGGCGGCTCTTTGACGACAGCACAGTCACCACGGTGGATGAGAGCCAGGTGGTGACCAGATATGCCTATGTCCTCTTCTACCGCCGGAGGAACTCTCCTGTGGAGAGACCCCTGCCAGGACATCCCTCAGACCACCGCGCCGAGCGCACCCCCTCTGCCgaagctgctgccagccag GCTTCTCTGATCTGGCAGGAACTGGAGGCTGAAGAACAAGAGCTGCAGCTTGAGGCACCCCAAAGGCCTGCAAGAAACTCTTGGAGGCCCTGTGGCCAGAAGCGAAGTCCGGGCACCCCCCAGCACCCAGATGAAGGCTGCGTCAGATACTTTGTCCTGGCCACCACGGCTGCAATTGTGGCTCTCTTCCTGAACGTCTTCTACCCACTCATTTACCAGCCCCGCTGGAGATAG